In the Mauremys mutica isolate MM-2020 ecotype Southern chromosome 13, ASM2049712v1, whole genome shotgun sequence genome, one interval contains:
- the LOC123348810 gene encoding olfactory receptor 14A16-like codes for MSNQTTLTEFLLLGFSDIRELQILHFVVFLVIYLTALMGNVLIITAVPLNTHLQTPMYLFLVNLSILDFGSISVTIPKSMANSLMNTRMIYYPGCVTQVFLFILFAATDLALLTIMAYDRYVAICQPLHYESIMNRRACVQMAASAWITGIVYSALHTGSTFRLPFCQSNIIKQFFCEIPQLLKLTCSDSYLSEVGVIALGVFLALNCFVFIIVSYVQIFKTVRRIPSEEGRHKAFSTCLPHLTVVSLFLFTGIFAYLKPTSSSASGLDLLVGVLYSLVPPVMNPIIYSMRNKEIKAVLKKLIVWRLVTKS; via the coding sequence atgtccaaccaaaccaccctgaccgagttccttctcctgggattctctgatattcgagagctgcagattttgcactttgtggtgttcCTGGTGATTTACCTGACAGCCTTGATGGGGAATGTTCTCATCATCACAGCCGTACCCCTCAACACCCATCTTCAAACCCCCATGTATTTATTCCTGGTGAATCTGTCCATCCTAGACTTCGGCTCCATCTCCGTtaccatccccaaatccatggccaattcTCTCATGAACACCAGGATGATTTATTATCCTGGATGTGTCACCCAAGTCTTTCTCTTTATCCTCTTCGCTGCAACTGATCTTGCCTTGCTCACCATCATGGCATACGaccgatatgtcgccatctgccaaccactgcactatgagagcataatgaacaggagagcttgtgtccaaatggcagccagtgcttGGATTACTGGTATTGTCTACTCTGCCCTGCACACTGGAAGCACCTTCAGGTTACCCTTCTGCCAGTCCAATATCATCAaacagttcttctgtgaaatcccccaacTACTCAAGCTCACCTGCTCTGACTCATACCTAAGTGAAGTTGGGGTTATTGCCTTAGGTGTGTTTTTAGCGttaaactgctttgtttttataattgtgtcttatgttcagatcttcaaaactGTGAGGAGAATCCCTTCTGAGGAGGGCCGGCATAAAGCGTTCTCCACCTGCCttcctcacctcactgtggtctctttgttccttttcactggcatctttgcctacctgaaacccacctccagctcagcatCAGGTCTGGACCTTTTGGTGGGTGTTCTCTATTCCCTGGTGCCTCCAGTGATGAAtccgatcatctacagcatgaggaacaaggagatcaaagctgTATTGAAGAAACTGATTGTGTGGAGGTTAGTCACCAAGAGTTAA